One window of Solwaraspora sp. WMMA2056 genomic DNA carries:
- a CDS encoding LamG-like jellyroll fold domain-containing protein: MRRSVFLRVPGFRTAAAHHKPGRSALAAAVATVMLVSLGGSGVDGTATARHQRPADRPHVAADKPDQRWGSAASGSHLTRPAVNRNLPQSYRGQYPLHQFDGVAEPGRNEARVVDPPTVETPGFDPATSRERAVDRGRHQRVFDNADGTRTTEFAAEPVNYELPGGGWAPIDTDLVAAGADVGGGWRNAADAVDLRLAPQADAADLVRLTLDGQHSIEYGVADAAEVAGTHSVAAETAGGTQATAAVTYPGALPHVDVRLEARPGGVKETLVLHSADAAHTYRFPLRLRGLTARLVDGEVRFVDGSGVVRAVVPPGYMSDAGTGAQGPATSTGVRYRLTGPADQPVLEMTLDSAWLRDPARVYPVEVDPTVGPPVTERASTSSMYVHGSTSVSGGNELLIGRSGSANAAAYLKFDNLGQLANHTVHGVAMTVVSYDAPSCRPRPVAVHPVTAGWSVGTHHSWPGPAVGKALASRSFANGYVATGQSQSACPAASELFDLGVAGRDLVQGWVDGTRANNGLSLRAPVDDSSAWKKFAGTGTPNGPRLYVTHSPYNAGYAIPNPVPEPAVLQNRDGQVAVTVTNRSAEAWTPANYYLAYRAYNAETGAAVTQQRAGNLPGTVARNGKATVTATIKRLPPGVYFLDFTMVRTGGVVFTDHQVPPARIVLHVIDIEPVVQEVHPPNGYPAPTLTPLLYARAVDPDAPPSLNLQYKFELCATDDDGEPVDCTSTAYQASQAWAVPAGRMTWSTTYLWRAVIRDANNEVPTPYSMLVTSVPQPDITSKIAGAPNAAVGQEYDAQTGNLTTAAVDAVVATVGPELNVVRTYNSLDPRRDLGTAATGLAAVPPVFGAGWASRYDMRVVPDDDGTGNLVVVYPDGQTVRFGRNPDGSFAAPLGRVAQLTEDATHWRLRDQSGTTYSFFRSTGKITEIVDNASRRLRFTYNTADGGRLGRVQAAATPSDTTGRSLWFVWNGNRIDTIRTDPVNGSPLSWRYHYTGDLLTRVCAPDSSCTEYEYTPASRYHAAVLDARPDSYWRFAESQGTAAGSEIATNLGKDAGTYTGVTLGAAGPIAGTADTAASFNGTSARVTLPKGTVKKSRDASVELWFRVGLTHTGGPLIGYQDTEFGSTAGTGVPLLYTGTDGRLRGQFAGGGIAPITSAATVNDNQWHHVVLTSMGTTQTLYLDGVKVGEATGRTIDHALLTYNQVGAAVATSPTAWPGWGTTAQRHFAGQIDEVAVYARPLGPGTVAEHFRAAQTGSHRLTTVLLPSGKTAIEARYHEITGRITEYTDSNGGTWKVGAPTVFGSDTDLRRSVQVLDPANRPHLYEYDALAGRLLRSGTPLGLETRQEDLPGPPPTSSPSPPTEVCSQPDPNDPAFCTIIPDDSGGPVFIRHPLEGMAIRTYTYDEQGRQKQIRDENDHGVELGYDDRGNVTSRKSCRTSTECHTTYYTYPAGITDPYDLRAGLATEVRDGRSSSATDNRYRTTSSYHFTGKLISQTGPDNVTVTHQYTTGGEPAFGGGNQPTGLLDRTRAPTAAPGVERVTRYFYYRNGDLARTVDPAGLTTEYTYDPLGRLLTEKEISDSFPAGVVTTYTWDTHSRLKSETGPVTTDAVTGEQHQQHAVNDYDADGNLIATTVYDLVGDEEPRTATTEYDEHNRPVRVVDAEGNETSLSYDRFGNKTSETDPNGNRYDYAYTNQNKLAEVRLRNWRSDPPGGPGTGDVDYLVLHSYSYDFAGRLASDTDAMGRRLEYTYYHDDLLEKVVLKGFRNPDGSTRDQVIERNVYDGAGNLVRREEGNGTTVTEHTLDNAGRITSTVEDPDGVRRRTDLRYNAAGEVDRITRSGNTSNVPWLVAVESEIVNYVYHVSGGVARETVVAGDATRVTTHTYDQRGVRTSTTEPRGNVPGADAAAFTTRFVSDELGRQTRITGPAVAAESGGGTPTTVTPTVTAGYNAFGEQVATRDPLGNVTRTEYDRLGRPVRTIAPSYTPPGAPTPITPTVRTSYDPLGNVVETVDARNAVTRYAYDQLNRMVSRDAPGTTNEQRAVWHYTYTRTGEVLSVTDPTGARTESTYDDLDRPVTQTVVERHPVVDNFTTTLRYDDAGNVTSVISPSGATMTSAYNGVGELIRMTSPAGVVTQYGYDRAGRQVRVADGLGRTARTSYNLFGDRVAQANLNPAGDVVATTSYGHDAAGNVVTVTDPEQAVSQYAYDAAGRLVSQVEQVSATKSITTTFGYDAAGNRTRYTDGRGHEIIYTVNTLGLAESVVEPPTTAHPDLADRTWTVAYDGNGNAQRLTAPGGVTRQRVYDAANRLVEETGAGAETTTAARSLGYDLAGRLTRAGAPGDDDTFSYNDRGGLLTAAGPAGTASFSYDADGNLTGRTDAAGTTTFSYVDARLDEITDAVTGQPQTLSYDAAGAVRGIDYGAGRVRTFSYDDVGRLTDDVLRNSGGQTVASIVYDYDLAGQLTGKTTTGTAGAGAHSYDYDDAGRLVSWTGPDGTVAYEWDDAGNRTRAGPKTAVYDERNRLVSDGDYTYGYSARGALRTRVSSGLVEQYAFDAFDRMTFAEGESYAYDALNRVVSRGSTAFQYAGLSTEVVSDGTETYARGAGDELLAVGRGTEQRLTLSDAHGDVVAAFDPTSGVLPSLPDSTAFDPFGEPTASQGDTGNIGYQGDWTDPDTGKVNMGARWYTPGTGGFASRDSVTYSAGASILANRYTYGAGAPLNYDDPTGHWPSWVDKGINKVKRTASNAWNTTKSWASSTWNTAKSWGISAWNWGVSALRTFGSQLKRFSNWVYHKSGAATVVNKVSEGVQAVRDGNFRNWAAEQAAQAVQITQRAKQAVENYVQNKVVPRIKAAVQPLVAGARTLVSTTARVAAAVTAVTVTAIKDPQQFANTLALEAAKQYQGLTESINGMVDSAAQFWDEHKATITGAVVGGVIGIGCGVAIGWTGAGAVACGVAAGAIGAAVTGYMQGQRGWELAGTALLGGATGVLGAFGGALLGSAARAAAPALRALGGRAMGALSSGAQNAVRGAVSSTRSAVRSGVESTRNLANRLMGKCNNSFVATTPVLMADGSRKPISDVEVGDVVLATDPTTGRTEGQEVTGLIVGTGEKNLVEVTVDLDGADGDRTGTITATDNHPFWVESENRWVDAVDLKPGYAFETADHRPATVAGIRAWTEYETVHNLTVDTLHTYYVTAADTPVLVHNCVGEATVFFDGGHATIRTTVGGDVMHTHQLGGLVEIPGMGRVPTPVRPARFDGEVSPAARSATVHLPNPGGAFAYQEVQLDKAARGFDFGMYDETYRTCFHYCARVLEAGGVQGVPAGGTAREIIAFLRRLERS, encoded by the coding sequence GTGCGTCGCTCGGTGTTCCTACGCGTGCCCGGATTCCGTACCGCAGCAGCCCACCACAAGCCCGGCAGGTCGGCACTGGCCGCAGCGGTGGCCACCGTCATGCTGGTCAGCCTCGGTGGCAGCGGAGTGGACGGCACCGCGACGGCCCGGCACCAGCGGCCGGCGGACCGGCCGCACGTCGCCGCCGACAAACCCGACCAGCGGTGGGGGAGCGCGGCCAGCGGCAGCCACCTGACCCGTCCGGCGGTGAACCGCAACCTGCCGCAGAGCTACCGTGGACAGTATCCGCTGCACCAGTTCGACGGCGTCGCCGAACCCGGGCGCAACGAGGCCCGGGTGGTCGACCCGCCGACCGTCGAGACACCCGGATTCGACCCGGCGACCAGCCGGGAACGGGCCGTGGACCGGGGCCGCCACCAGCGGGTGTTCGACAACGCCGACGGCACCAGGACCACCGAGTTCGCGGCCGAACCGGTCAACTACGAACTGCCGGGCGGTGGTTGGGCGCCGATCGACACCGACCTGGTCGCGGCCGGCGCGGACGTGGGCGGCGGCTGGCGAAACGCCGCCGACGCCGTCGACCTGCGGCTCGCCCCGCAGGCCGACGCCGCCGACCTGGTCCGGCTCACCCTCGACGGGCAACATTCCATCGAGTACGGCGTGGCCGACGCCGCCGAGGTGGCCGGCACGCACAGCGTCGCCGCCGAGACGGCGGGCGGCACGCAGGCCACCGCCGCCGTCACCTACCCCGGGGCGTTGCCGCACGTCGACGTACGGCTGGAGGCCCGGCCCGGTGGGGTCAAGGAGACCCTCGTCCTGCACTCCGCCGACGCCGCCCACACGTACCGCTTCCCGCTGCGGCTGCGCGGACTCACCGCCCGGCTGGTCGACGGCGAGGTGCGGTTCGTCGACGGCTCCGGGGTGGTGCGGGCCGTCGTCCCACCCGGTTACATGTCCGACGCCGGCACCGGCGCGCAGGGCCCGGCGACGTCGACCGGCGTCCGGTACCGGCTGACCGGCCCGGCCGACCAGCCGGTGCTGGAGATGACGCTGGACTCGGCGTGGCTGCGCGACCCGGCCCGGGTCTACCCGGTCGAGGTCGACCCGACCGTCGGTCCGCCGGTCACCGAACGGGCCAGCACATCCAGCATGTACGTGCACGGCAGCACCTCGGTCTCCGGCGGCAACGAACTGCTGATCGGCCGCAGCGGCAGCGCCAACGCCGCCGCGTACCTCAAGTTCGACAACCTGGGCCAGCTCGCCAACCACACCGTCCACGGTGTGGCGATGACGGTGGTCAGCTACGACGCCCCGTCCTGCCGGCCGAGGCCGGTGGCCGTCCACCCGGTCACCGCCGGCTGGTCCGTCGGCACCCACCACTCCTGGCCCGGCCCGGCCGTCGGCAAGGCACTGGCCAGCCGGTCGTTCGCCAACGGGTACGTCGCCACCGGCCAGTCCCAGTCCGCCTGCCCGGCCGCCTCCGAACTGTTCGACCTGGGAGTGGCCGGCCGTGACCTGGTGCAGGGCTGGGTCGACGGAACCCGCGCCAACAACGGACTGTCGTTGCGCGCGCCGGTCGACGACAGCTCGGCGTGGAAGAAGTTCGCCGGCACCGGCACCCCGAACGGCCCCCGGCTGTACGTCACGCACAGCCCGTACAACGCCGGCTACGCCATCCCGAACCCGGTGCCGGAGCCGGCGGTCCTGCAGAACCGCGACGGCCAGGTCGCCGTCACGGTGACCAACCGCAGCGCCGAGGCGTGGACCCCGGCCAACTACTACCTGGCCTACCGGGCGTACAACGCCGAGACCGGCGCGGCCGTCACCCAGCAGCGGGCCGGGAACCTGCCCGGCACGGTGGCCCGCAACGGCAAGGCCACCGTGACCGCCACCATCAAGCGGCTGCCACCCGGGGTCTACTTCCTCGACTTCACCATGGTGCGCACCGGCGGTGTCGTCTTCACCGACCACCAGGTGCCGCCCGCCCGGATCGTGCTGCACGTCATCGACATCGAACCGGTGGTCCAGGAGGTGCACCCGCCCAACGGCTACCCGGCGCCGACGTTGACCCCGCTGCTGTACGCCCGCGCCGTCGACCCGGACGCCCCGCCCAGCCTGAACCTGCAGTACAAGTTCGAACTCTGCGCCACCGACGACGACGGCGAACCGGTCGACTGCACCAGTACGGCGTACCAGGCCAGCCAGGCGTGGGCGGTGCCGGCCGGGCGGATGACCTGGAGCACCACGTACCTGTGGCGGGCCGTCATCCGCGACGCCAACAACGAGGTGCCGACGCCGTACTCGATGCTGGTCACCTCGGTGCCGCAGCCCGACATCACCTCGAAGATCGCCGGTGCGCCGAACGCCGCCGTCGGGCAGGAGTACGACGCCCAGACCGGCAACCTGACCACCGCCGCCGTCGACGCGGTGGTCGCCACCGTCGGCCCCGAACTCAACGTGGTCCGCACGTACAACAGCCTCGACCCGCGACGCGACCTCGGCACCGCCGCGACCGGCCTGGCCGCCGTACCACCGGTCTTCGGGGCCGGCTGGGCCAGCCGCTACGACATGCGGGTGGTGCCCGACGACGACGGCACCGGCAACCTCGTGGTCGTCTACCCCGACGGGCAGACGGTCCGCTTCGGCCGCAACCCCGACGGCAGCTTCGCGGCACCGCTCGGCCGGGTCGCCCAGCTGACCGAGGACGCCACCCACTGGCGGCTGCGTGACCAGTCCGGCACCACCTACTCGTTCTTCCGCTCCACCGGCAAGATCACCGAGATCGTCGACAACGCGTCCCGGCGGCTGCGGTTCACCTACAACACCGCCGACGGCGGCCGGCTGGGGCGGGTGCAGGCGGCGGCCACCCCGTCGGACACCACCGGCCGGTCACTGTGGTTCGTCTGGAACGGCAACCGGATCGACACCATCCGCACCGACCCGGTCAACGGGTCACCGCTGTCCTGGCGCTACCACTACACCGGTGACCTGCTGACCCGGGTCTGCGCGCCGGACAGCTCCTGCACCGAGTACGAGTACACGCCGGCGTCGCGCTACCACGCCGCGGTCCTCGACGCCCGCCCCGACTCGTACTGGCGGTTCGCCGAGAGCCAGGGCACCGCCGCCGGCAGCGAGATCGCGACCAACCTCGGCAAGGACGCCGGCACGTACACCGGGGTCACCCTGGGCGCCGCCGGCCCGATCGCCGGTACGGCCGACACCGCCGCGTCGTTCAACGGCACCTCGGCCCGGGTCACCCTGCCGAAGGGGACGGTCAAGAAGTCCCGGGACGCCTCCGTCGAGCTGTGGTTCCGCGTCGGCCTGACCCACACCGGCGGCCCGCTGATCGGCTACCAGGACACCGAGTTCGGCAGCACCGCCGGCACCGGCGTACCGCTGCTCTACACCGGCACCGACGGGCGGCTGCGCGGCCAGTTCGCCGGCGGCGGCATCGCCCCGATCACCTCGGCCGCCACGGTCAACGACAACCAGTGGCACCACGTCGTGCTCACCTCGATGGGCACCACCCAGACGCTGTACCTCGACGGGGTCAAGGTCGGCGAGGCCACCGGCCGCACCATCGACCACGCCCTGTTGACGTACAACCAGGTCGGGGCCGCCGTCGCGACCAGCCCGACCGCCTGGCCCGGCTGGGGCACGACGGCGCAGCGGCACTTCGCCGGCCAGATCGACGAGGTCGCCGTCTACGCCCGACCGCTCGGGCCGGGCACCGTCGCCGAACACTTCCGCGCCGCGCAGACCGGCAGCCACCGGCTGACCACCGTCCTGCTGCCCAGCGGCAAGACCGCCATCGAGGCCCGCTACCACGAGATCACCGGCCGGATCACCGAGTACACCGACAGCAACGGCGGCACCTGGAAGGTCGGCGCGCCGACCGTCTTCGGCAGCGACACCGACCTGCGGCGCAGCGTCCAGGTGCTGGACCCGGCGAACCGGCCGCACCTGTACGAGTACGACGCCCTCGCCGGCCGGCTGCTGCGCAGCGGCACCCCGCTCGGCCTGGAAACCCGGCAGGAGGACCTGCCCGGCCCGCCGCCGACGTCGTCGCCGTCCCCACCGACCGAGGTGTGCAGCCAGCCCGACCCGAACGACCCGGCGTTCTGCACCATCATCCCCGACGACTCCGGCGGCCCGGTCTTCATCCGGCACCCGCTGGAAGGCATGGCGATCCGCACCTACACCTACGACGAGCAGGGCCGGCAGAAGCAGATCCGCGACGAGAACGACCACGGCGTCGAACTCGGCTACGACGACCGGGGCAACGTCACGTCCCGCAAGAGCTGCCGGACCAGCACCGAGTGCCACACGACGTACTACACGTACCCGGCGGGCATCACCGACCCGTACGACCTGCGGGCCGGCCTGGCCACCGAGGTCCGCGACGGACGGTCCAGCAGCGCCACCGACAACCGGTACCGCACCACGTCCAGCTACCACTTCACCGGGAAGCTGATCAGCCAGACCGGGCCGGACAACGTCACCGTCACCCACCAGTACACCACCGGGGGCGAGCCGGCGTTCGGCGGCGGAAACCAGCCGACCGGGCTGCTCGATCGCACCCGCGCCCCCACCGCCGCCCCCGGCGTGGAGCGGGTCACCCGCTACTTCTACTACCGCAACGGTGACCTGGCCCGCACCGTCGACCCGGCCGGGCTGACCACCGAGTACACCTACGACCCGCTCGGCCGGCTGCTGACCGAGAAGGAGATCTCCGACAGCTTCCCGGCCGGCGTCGTCACCACCTACACCTGGGACACCCACTCGCGGCTGAAGAGCGAAACCGGTCCGGTGACCACCGACGCCGTCACCGGCGAACAGCATCAGCAGCACGCCGTCAACGACTACGACGCCGACGGCAACCTCATCGCCACCACCGTCTACGACCTGGTCGGCGACGAGGAGCCACGGACCGCGACGACCGAGTACGACGAGCACAACCGCCCGGTCCGAGTGGTCGACGCCGAAGGCAACGAGACGAGCCTGTCCTACGACCGGTTCGGCAACAAGACCTCCGAGACCGACCCCAACGGCAACCGGTACGACTACGCGTACACCAACCAGAACAAGCTGGCCGAGGTCCGGCTGCGCAACTGGCGCAGCGACCCGCCGGGCGGGCCGGGCACCGGCGACGTCGACTACCTGGTGCTGCACTCCTACTCGTACGACTTCGCCGGCCGGCTGGCCAGCGACACCGACGCGATGGGCCGGCGGCTGGAGTACACCTACTACCACGACGACCTGCTGGAAAAGGTCGTCCTGAAGGGGTTCCGCAACCCCGACGGGTCCACCCGTGACCAGGTGATCGAACGCAACGTCTACGACGGGGCCGGCAACCTGGTCCGCCGGGAGGAAGGCAACGGCACCACCGTCACCGAACACACCCTGGACAACGCCGGCCGGATCACCTCCACCGTCGAAGACCCGGACGGGGTACGGCGCCGGACCGACCTGCGGTACAACGCCGCCGGCGAGGTCGACCGGATCACCCGTTCCGGCAACACGTCGAACGTGCCCTGGCTGGTCGCCGTCGAATCCGAGATCGTCAACTACGTCTACCACGTCTCCGGTGGCGTGGCCCGGGAGACGGTGGTCGCCGGTGACGCGACCCGGGTCACCACCCACACGTACGACCAGCGGGGTGTCCGTACCTCGACCACCGAGCCACGCGGCAACGTGCCCGGCGCCGACGCGGCGGCCTTCACCACCCGGTTCGTCAGCGACGAACTCGGCCGGCAGACCAGGATCACCGGCCCGGCGGTGGCCGCCGAGAGCGGCGGCGGTACGCCGACCACGGTCACCCCGACCGTCACCGCCGGCTACAACGCCTTCGGTGAGCAGGTCGCCACCCGGGACCCGCTCGGCAACGTCACCCGCACCGAGTACGACCGGCTCGGCCGGCCGGTGCGGACCATCGCCCCGTCGTACACCCCACCGGGGGCGCCCACGCCGATCACCCCGACGGTCCGGACCAGCTACGACCCGCTCGGCAACGTGGTCGAGACGGTCGACGCCCGCAACGCGGTCACCCGGTACGCCTACGACCAGCTGAACCGGATGGTCAGCCGGGACGCGCCCGGCACCACCAACGAGCAGCGGGCCGTCTGGCACTACACCTACACCCGCACCGGCGAGGTGCTGTCGGTCACCGACCCGACCGGGGCCCGCACCGAGTCCACCTACGACGACCTGGACCGGCCGGTCACCCAGACCGTGGTCGAGCGGCACCCGGTGGTCGACAACTTCACCACCACGTTGCGCTACGACGACGCCGGCAACGTCACCTCGGTGATCTCGCCGTCCGGGGCGACCATGACCAGCGCGTACAACGGTGTCGGCGAGCTGATCCGGATGACCTCGCCGGCCGGGGTGGTCACCCAGTACGGCTACGACCGGGCCGGCCGGCAGGTCCGGGTCGCCGACGGGCTCGGCCGCACCGCGCGGACCAGCTACAACCTGTTCGGTGACCGGGTCGCGCAGGCCAACCTGAACCCGGCCGGCGACGTCGTCGCCACCACCAGCTACGGCCACGACGCGGCCGGCAACGTCGTCACCGTCACCGACCCGGAGCAGGCCGTCTCGCAGTACGCCTACGACGCGGCCGGCCGGCTGGTCAGCCAGGTCGAACAGGTCTCGGCGACGAAGTCGATCACGACGACGTTCGGCTACGACGCCGCCGGCAACCGCACCCGCTACACCGACGGGCGCGGCCACGAGATCATCTACACGGTCAACACCCTCGGCCTGGCCGAGTCGGTCGTCGAGCCGCCGACGACGGCGCACCCCGACCTGGCCGACCGGACCTGGACGGTCGCCTACGACGGCAACGGCAACGCCCAGCGGCTGACCGCCCCCGGTGGGGTGACCCGGCAGCGGGTGTACGACGCGGCCAACCGGCTCGTCGAGGAGACCGGTGCCGGCGCGGAGACGACCACCGCAGCCCGCAGCCTCGGCTACGACCTGGCCGGTCGGCTCACCCGGGCCGGTGCCCCCGGCGACGACGACACGTTCAGCTACAACGACCGGGGCGGTCTGCTCACCGCTGCCGGACCCGCCGGCACGGCGAGCTTCAGCTACGACGCCGACGGCAACCTGACCGGCCGGACCGACGCCGCCGGCACCACGACGTTCAGCTACGTCGACGCCCGGCTCGACGAGATCACCGACGCGGTGACCGGCCAGCCGCAGACACTCAGCTACGACGCCGCCGGCGCGGTACGCGGCATCGACTACGGCGCCGGCCGGGTACGCACGTTCAGCTACGACGACGTCGGTCGGCTCACGGACGACGTGCTGCGCAACTCGGGCGGGCAGACCGTCGCCTCGATCGTCTACGACTACGACCTCGCCGGGCAGTTGACCGGCAAGACCACCACCGGCACCGCCGGGGCGGGCGCGCACAGCTACGACTACGACGACGCCGGGCGGCTGGTCAGCTGGACCGGGCCGGACGGCACCGTCGCCTACGAGTGGGACGACGCCGGCAACCGGACCCGCGCCGGCCCGAAGACCGCCGTCTACGACGAGCGCAACCGGCTGGTCTCCGACGGCGACTACACGTACGGCTACAGCGCCCGGGGTGCGCTGCGCACCCGGGTCAGTTCCGGCCTGGTCGAGCAGTACGCCTTCGACGCCTTCGACCGGATGACGTTCGCCGAGGGCGAGTCGTACGCGTACGACGCCCTCAACCGGGTCGTGTCGCGGGGCAGCACCGCCTTCCAGTACGCCGGGTTGAGCACGGAGGTCGTCAGCGACGGCACCGAAACGTACGCCCGGGGGGCCGGCGACGAACTGCTCGCCGTCGGCCGGGGCACCGAGCAACGGCTGACCCTGTCCGACGCGCACGGCGACGTGGTCGCCGCCTTCGACCCCACCAGCGGCGTCCTGCCGTCGCTGCCGGACTCGACGGCCTTCGACCCGTTCGGCGAGCCGACCGCCTCCCAGGGCGACACCGGCAACATCGGCTACCAGGGCGACTGGACCGACCCGGACACCGGCAAGGTCAACATGGGCGCCCGCTGGTACACCCCGGGCACCGGCGGCTTCGCCTCCCGCGACAGCGTCACCTACAGCGCCGGCGCGTCGATCCTGGCCAACCGCTACACGTACGGGGCCGGAGCGCCGCTGAACTACGACGACCCGACCGGCCACTGGCCGAGCTGGGTCGACAAGGGAATCAACAAGGTCAAGCGGACGGCCTCCAACGCCTGGAACACCACCAAGAGCTGGGCCAGTTCGACCTGGAACACCGCCAAGAGCTGGGGAATCTCAGCCTGGAACTGGGGCGTGTCGGCGCTGCGGACCTTCGGCAGCCAGCTCAAGCGCTTCTCCAACTGGGTCTACCACAAGTCGGGTGCCGCCACCGTCGTCAACAAGGTGAGTGAAGGCGTCCAGGCCGTCAGGGACGGCAACTTCCGCAACTGGGCCGCCGAACAGGCCGCGCAGGCGGTGCAGATCACCCAACGGGCCAAACAGGCCGTCGAGAATTACGTCCAGAACAAGGTGGTCCCCAGGATCAAAGCGGCCGTGCAGCCGCTGGTGGCCGGGGCGCGGACGTTGGTGTCGACGACAGCGCGGGTCGCGGCGGCCGTCACCGCGGTGACCGTCACCGCCATCAAGGATCCGCAGCAGTTCGCCAACACGCTGGCGCTGGAGGCGGCGAAGCAGTACCAGGGCCTGACCGAATCCATCAACGGCATGGTCGACAGCGCGGCCCAGTTCTGGGACGAACACAAGGCGACCATCACCGGCGCGGTCGTCGGCGGCGTCATCGGCATCGGCTGCGGGGTGGCCATCGGCTGGACCGGAGCCGGCGCGGTCGCCTGTGGTGTGGCGGCCGGCGCGATCGGTGCTGCGGTGACCGGCTACATGCAGGGCCAGCGGGGCTGGGAACTGGCGGGCACCGCGCTGCTCGGCGGGGCGACCGGCGTACTGGGTGCCTTCGGCGGGGCACTGCTCGGCTCTGCGGCGCGGGCCGCCGCACCGGCGCTGCGGGCACTCGGCGGCCGGGCGATGGGCGCGCTGTCCAGCGGAGCCCAGAACGCCGTACGGGGTGCCGTCAGCAGCACCCGGTCGGCGGTGCGCTCCGGCGTGGAGAGCACCCGGAACCTGGCGAACCGGCTGATGGGCAAGTGCAACAACAGCTTCGTCGCCACCACCCCGGTGCTGATGGCCGACGGCAGCCGCAAGCCGATCAGCGACGTCGAGGTGGGCGACGTCGTGCTGGCCACCGACCCGACCACCGGCCGCACCGAGGGGCAGGAAGTCACCGGCCTGATTGTCGGCACCGGTGAGAAGAACCTGGTCGAGGTGACCGTCGACCTGGACGGTGCCGACGGCGACCGGACCGGCACGATCACCGCGACGGACAACCACCCGTTCTGGGTGGAGAGCGAGAACCGCTGGGTCGACGCGGTCGACCTGAAGCCCGGCTACGCCTTCGAGACGGCCGACCACCGGCCGGCCACGGTCGCCGGCATCCGCGCCTGGACCGAGTACGAGACGGTCCACAACCTCACCGTCGACACCCTCCACACCTACTACGTCACCGCCGCCGACACCCCCGTACTCGTCCACAACTGTGTCGGCGAAGCTACGGTGTTTTTTGACGGGGGACATGCCACAATTCGAACGACCGTTGGTGGCGATGTTATGCACACGCATCAACTTGGTGGCTTGGTCGAGATTCCGGGCATGGGTAGGGTGCCGACGCCCGTTCGACCCGCAAGATTCGACGGGGAGGTTTCGCCGGCCGCGCGTTCCGCGACGGTCCATCTTCCGAACCCTGGAGGGGCATTTGCATACCAAGAGGTACAGCTAGACAAAGCTGCACGGGGATTCGACTTTGGAATGTATGACGAGACGTATAGAACGTGCTTCCATTATTGTGCTCGCGTATTGGAAGCGGGAGGAGTTCAAGGAGTTCCAGCAGGCGGGACGGCGCGCGAGATTATTGCGTTCCTGCGTAGGCTGGAGCGCTCGTAA
- a CDS encoding DUF397 domain-containing protein, which produces MSTADFVGAGWHKSSHSGGNGSCVEVAVVGGFVGVRDSKDPASPVLAFTATDFGRFVADVRGGALRGPAA; this is translated from the coding sequence ATGTCCACAGCAGATTTCGTCGGGGCGGGCTGGCACAAGAGCAGCCACAGCGGCGGCAACGGCAGCTGCGTCGAGGTCGCCGTCGTCGGCGGGTTCGTCGGCGTACGGGATTCCAAGGACCCGGCCAGCCCGGTGCTCGCCTTCACCGCGACGGACTTCGGGCGGTTCGTCGCCGACGTCCGAGGTGGCGCGCTGCGCGGACCGGCCGCGTAG